A window of the Stigmatella aurantiaca genome harbors these coding sequences:
- a CDS encoding thiol-disulfide oxidoreductase DCC family protein yields MDTKTKAAGEGRAVVLFDGVCNLCNSTVNFIIDRDPSAHFRFAALQSPQAAELLAPLGRVPQGEPQSIFLLEDGKLYERSTAALKIARRMGGAWKGLYAFIVVPAPVRDAVYRFIASHRYRWFGKSDACRMPTPELRERFL; encoded by the coding sequence ATGGACACGAAGACGAAGGCCGCCGGAGAGGGCCGTGCCGTGGTGCTCTTCGACGGGGTCTGCAACCTCTGCAACAGCACCGTCAATTTCATCATCGACCGGGACCCCAGCGCCCACTTCCGCTTCGCCGCCCTGCAGTCCCCCCAGGCCGCGGAGCTGCTGGCCCCCCTGGGCCGCGTACCCCAGGGCGAGCCCCAGAGCATCTTCCTGCTCGAGGACGGGAAGCTCTACGAGCGGTCCACGGCGGCGCTGAAGATTGCCCGGCGCATGGGCGGGGCCTGGAAGGGGCTCTATGCCTTCATCGTGGTGCCGGCGCCAGTGCGCGATGCCGTCTACCGCTTCATCGCGAGCCACCGGTACCGCTGGTTCGGCAAGTCGGACGCCTGCCGCATGCCCACCCCGGAGCTGCGGGAGCGGTTTCTCTAG